The genome window TGATGGAAATGAATAAAATTTACTTTTAGACAGCAGAGTGGTATCGATCCAAACATCTGTCACAGAAAAAAGGAAGTAAGTGTAACAAACAACGTTTAGTAAGATTCTTCATATTTTCTGTCTTTGCAGCACAGGTAAGGAAGAGGCAGGCCACACTTCTCATCTGAAAAGCCGTAATCTGCATTCGTCCGCAGGCAGTTCTTCAGTGGGTCTGGTTTCTTTGAGGGTCCAAAGGCTCCATACTTGTATTTAGTTCCATCACTCCACATAAATTTGCCCTCCGTCATGGTGTCATGGGCTCCGATCCAGGTAGGTTTCCTGGAACCAGACACTGTGTACATGTGGTTCTTGAGGAAGTTATTGTCGTATTCTGAGTGGATGGAGGCCAGATTTGCTCCCAGGGACAGGCAGTGGTGCTCTGCATCGTGCCAACTCTTTGGCTTGTCATGGTAGGCGTAG of Acetomicrobium sp. S15 = DSM 107314 contains these proteins:
- a CDS encoding C-type lectin domain-containing protein, translating into CFFLAVSSPPEKKMLSALHFALLVCLAGGLLPAGYGWSSGGHSGYGPKGHGPPSYYQNDKSYCCPARCPPGWIELGQRCYAYHDKPKSWHDAEHHCLSLGANLASIHSEYDNNFLKNHMYTVSGSRKPTWIGAHDTMTEGKFMWSDGTKYKYGAFGPSKKPDPLKNCLRTNADYGFSDEKCGLPLPYLCCKDRKYEESY